In the Streptomyces coeruleoprunus genome, CCGCGGGGCGTGGGGCCGGGGTCCGATGCGGTCGGGTAGCCGCCGCCGTAGCTGTAGGCGATGAGGGCGGGGGCGCCCTGGAGGACCTGCCAGCCGGTCACGGTGGTGACGGGCTCGGGTGCCCCTCCGGGCCCGCTCTCGGCGTCTCCGTTGACGACCAGATTCACTCGCGCCTCCTGTGGTGGGTGTCGGCGCGCGGCATCACAGCAGCCCGGCGTGAACACCGGGAGGAGAAACGCCGAACACCACACGACCGGTCCAAGCACTGGCGGAAAGAGTCCAAGCGACTGGCCGCGGCGGAAGGGCCGGCGCGGCCCCCGGAACGCGAAACGGGCCGCGCCGCACCCCGCGAGAGGTGCTGCGCGGCCCGTTCGGCCGATGGTTCAGCGGCGGGCGACGCCCTCCGCGCGGGCCGCCGCGGCCACGGCGGCGGTGACCGCCGGGGCGACCCGCTCGTCGAACGGCGACGGGATCACGTAGTCGGCGGCCAGCTGGTCACCGACGACGTCCGCGAGCGCGTTCGCCGCGGCGATCTTCATGCCCTCGGTGATGCGGGAGGCCCGCACCTGGAGGGCGCCGGCGAAGATGCCGGGGAAGGCGAGCACGTTGTTGATCTGGTTCGGGAAGTCCGACCGGCCGGTGGCCACGACCGCCGCGTACTTGTGCGCGACGTCCGGGTGGACCTCCGGGTTCGGGTTGGCCATGGCGAACACGAACGCGCCCGGCGCCATGGAGGCGACGGCCGCCTCCGGCACCGTACCGCCGGAGACGCCGATGAAGACGTCGGCGCCGGCGAGGGCGGACTCCAGGGAGCCGGAGAGGCCGGCCTTGTTCGTGATCTCCGCCAGCTCGCGCTTGACCGGCGTGAGGTCCTCGCGGTCGCGGCTGACGATGCCCTTGCGGTCGGCGACGGCCACGTCACCGAGGCCGGCCTCCAGCAGGAACTTGGCGATGGCGACACCGGCCGCGCCGGCGCCGGAGATCACGGCGCGCAGGTCGCCGAGACCCCGGTCGGTCAGCTTCGCCGCGTTGCGCAGGGCGGCGAGGGTGACGATGGCCGTGCCGTGCTGGTCGTCGTGGAAGACCGGGATGTCCAGTCGCTCCTGGAGCCGGCGCTCGATCTCGAAGCACCGGGGCGCCGAGATGTCCTCCAGGTTCACGCCGCCGAACGAGGGCGCGAGACGGACGACCGTCTCCACGATCTCGTCGGTGTCGGTCGTGGCGAGTGCGATGGGCACCGCGTCCACGCCGCCGAACTGCTTGAACAGGATGGCCTTGCCCTCCATCACGGGGAGGGAGGCCTCCGGGCCGATGTCACCGAGGCCGAGGACCGCGGTGCCGTCCGTGACGACGGCGACGACCTGCGACTTCCAGGTGTAGTCGTGCACGAGCTCCGGCTGCTCGGCGATGGCGCTGCACACCTTGGCGACGCCGGGGGTGTACGCGAGGGACAGGTCGTCCTTGTCGCGCACCGGAACGGTGGCCTGCACGGCCATCTTGCCGCCCCTGTGGAGGGCGAATGCCGGATCGAAGGGCTCGTCGTGAGAAGCGTTCGGCGTACCGCTGTCGGTATCGCTGTCGCTGTGAGGGTTGACGATCTCCGCTGCCATGTGGGTTGACCCCTTAAGTCTTCATCATTTGAGGGTGGCCACTCCTGGTTGAGGAGGGGTGGGCTGGCACCGTGTCCGTGCCCTGCGCGTGGCGGATGGGCCCGCCCTCGCAGGGGTTGGTACGGACGCGCGGGCGCGCCGCACAACGCGCCCTGAGCCCCGGATGAGGGGTGTAAGGATCCTTCTTACCGGATGGAGGGCCCTACCGACGAGTCAGTTTCCGGTGAGACGCCTCGCTCCGGACTCGGGAACGGCTCGTCAGCGGCTGGGGGCACCCCGGCCCGGCCGCGCTGGACAGGATCTGCCGCGACCGGGTGACTTCCGGCGACACTTCCGGCTATTCGCCCCGGACCGGACCGCGACGCGGTGACATGACTCATAGGCGAATGTCTGGACAAGTCGCCGTGAGCCCGGATTGCAGACTCCATGACGTCCACATGACGAGATCAACCGGAGATTTTCCGGCCGGGAGGCAAAGTTCCCGCAGAAGGTTCGGCCTTGATGGACCGGGTTGTTGAGGTTCGGGGGTCACCCGTTATCCGATTTTGACATGCGGAGCCCCTTGTTCGAGGTGGTCCGAATGGCAAGATGCCGTAATCACACGAGGTCGCGACACCCGAAGGTGCGTGCCCGACCCATTGGTATTCCTTTCACCCGCCGGAGGAACCCGACCATGACCGCAAGCACCACCCGCCGCTCGACCGCCGCGCAGACCGGGACGCGCCGGACGTCCAAGGCCGCCGCGGTCGCTGCGATCGCGGTCGCCGGCTCCCTGCTGCTCACCTCCTGCGGTGACCAGACCGAGTCCGGCAAGAAGGACAAGGACTCCGGAGCCGTGAAGAGCAGCGCTCCGCTGTTCTCCAAGCTGCCCGCGGACATCCAGAAGGCCGGCGTCATCAAGGTCGGCACCGACGCCACCTACGCCCCGATGGAGTTCAAGCAGGGCAACGACATCGTCGGCGTCGACCCCGACATCGCCAAGGCCCTCAGCAAGCAGCTCGGTGTCGAGTTCGAATTCACGAGCGGCACCTTCGACACGCTGCTGGGCGCCCTGCCGACCGGCCGCTACAACGTGATCATGTCCTCGATGTCCGACACGAAGGCCCGCCAGGAGGGCCTGGACGACAAGGGCAAGAAGACCGGCACCGGTGTCGACTTCGTCGACTACTTCACCGCCAGCACCGGCATCCTGGTGAAGAAGGGCAACCCGCAGGGCATCAAGAGCCTCGACGACCTGTGCGGCAAGAAAATCGCCGTGCAGCGCGGCACGACGTACGAGACGGCCGCCAAGGAGCTGGCCGCCAAGTGCGAGAAGGACGGCAAGGGCAAGCTCACCGTCGAGTCCTTCCCGACCGACGCCGAGGCCCAGACCCGTGTGAAGTCCGGCGGCGCCGTCGCCGACCTGAACGACTCGCCGGTCGCCGCGTACATCGCCAAGACGGCGGGCGGCGGCAACGACTTCGAGGCCATCGCCAACAAGTCGGACGCCGGCTACTTCGGCATCGCCGTGGACAAGAAGAACACCCAGCTGCGCGACGCCATCAAGGAGGCCCTGGACGCGATCATCGCGGACGGCACCTACAAGGCGGCGCTCGACAAGTGGGGCGCCGGCGACGGCGCGATCACCAAGGCAGTGATCAACGGCGGCTCCTGACCCACGTACCACTGAAGGGCAGTCGTCGTGAGCGACAAGAACAACAAACTGGAGAAGACCGCGTCCGGGGACGGGGCAGCCGCCCCCGACGTGATCCCGCCCGAGGCCATCCGGGCCATCCCGGTGCGCCACTACGGGCGCTGGATCAGCGGTGCCGTCGTGGTCTTCTTCCTGGTGGCCCTGGCGTACGCCTTCTCGCAGGGTGACGTCCGCTGGGCCACCGTGCCGGAGAAGCTGTTCGACACGAGCATCCTCACCGGTCTGTGGCACACCATCCTCATCAGCGTCGTGTCGATGCTGCTGGGCCTGGTGCTCGGTGTGGTCTTCGCCGTGATGCGGCTCTCCCGGAACCCGGTGACCAGCGCCATCGCCTGGCTGTACATCTGGATCTTCCGCGGCACGCCGGTCTATGTGCAGCTCCTGATCTGGTTCAACCTCGCCCTGATCTTCCCGATCTTCAACATCGGGTTCTACAAGGACGAGATGACCGACGTCATGACCCCCTTCCTGGCCGCCCTGCTGGGTCTCGGCCTCAACGAGGGCGCGTACATGGCGGAGATCGTCCGGGCCGGCATCCAGTCGGTCGACGAGGGCCAGACCGAGGCCTCGCACGCGCTCGGCATGACGCAGGCGCAGACGATGCGCCGCGTGATCCTCCCGCAGTCGATGCGGGTGATCATCCCGCCGACCGGGAACGAGTTCATCAACATGCTGAAGACCTCGTCGCTGGTCGTCGCGGTCCAGTACCAGGACCTGCTGCGCAGTGCGCAGGACATCGCGGCGACCTCGTTCGCGGTCATGGAGATGTTCTTCGTGGCGTCGATCTGGTACCTGGCCCTGACGTCGGTGTTCAGCGTCGGCCAGTACTACCTGGAGCGCCGCTTCGCCCGGGGCTCGCTGCGGACCCTGCCGCCGACCCCCTGGCAGAAGATCAAGAAGAACCTGTCCCTGCTGTCCAGCCGCCCGGCGGGAGGTACCGCATGACCGCCATGGTGAAGGCCGAGGGCGTCCACAAGTCCTACGGCGCCGCGCACATCCTCAAGGGCATCGACCTGGAGGTCGCGCCGCGCGAGGTGTTCTGCCTCGTCGGCCCGTCCGGCTCCGGCA is a window encoding:
- a CDS encoding NADP-dependent malic enzyme, encoding MAAEIVNPHSDSDTDSGTPNASHDEPFDPAFALHRGGKMAVQATVPVRDKDDLSLAYTPGVAKVCSAIAEQPELVHDYTWKSQVVAVVTDGTAVLGLGDIGPEASLPVMEGKAILFKQFGGVDAVPIALATTDTDEIVETVVRLAPSFGGVNLEDISAPRCFEIERRLQERLDIPVFHDDQHGTAIVTLAALRNAAKLTDRGLGDLRAVISGAGAAGVAIAKFLLEAGLGDVAVADRKGIVSRDREDLTPVKRELAEITNKAGLSGSLESALAGADVFIGVSGGTVPEAAVASMAPGAFVFAMANPNPEVHPDVAHKYAAVVATGRSDFPNQINNVLAFPGIFAGALQVRASRITEGMKIAAANALADVVGDQLAADYVIPSPFDERVAPAVTAAVAAAARAEGVARR
- a CDS encoding ABC transporter substrate-binding protein; its protein translation is MTASTTRRSTAAQTGTRRTSKAAAVAAIAVAGSLLLTSCGDQTESGKKDKDSGAVKSSAPLFSKLPADIQKAGVIKVGTDATYAPMEFKQGNDIVGVDPDIAKALSKQLGVEFEFTSGTFDTLLGALPTGRYNVIMSSMSDTKARQEGLDDKGKKTGTGVDFVDYFTASTGILVKKGNPQGIKSLDDLCGKKIAVQRGTTYETAAKELAAKCEKDGKGKLTVESFPTDAEAQTRVKSGGAVADLNDSPVAAYIAKTAGGGNDFEAIANKSDAGYFGIAVDKKNTQLRDAIKEALDAIIADGTYKAALDKWGAGDGAITKAVINGGS
- a CDS encoding amino acid ABC transporter permease — encoded protein: MEKTASGDGAAAPDVIPPEAIRAIPVRHYGRWISGAVVVFFLVALAYAFSQGDVRWATVPEKLFDTSILTGLWHTILISVVSMLLGLVLGVVFAVMRLSRNPVTSAIAWLYIWIFRGTPVYVQLLIWFNLALIFPIFNIGFYKDEMTDVMTPFLAALLGLGLNEGAYMAEIVRAGIQSVDEGQTEASHALGMTQAQTMRRVILPQSMRVIIPPTGNEFINMLKTSSLVVAVQYQDLLRSAQDIAATSFAVMEMFFVASIWYLALTSVFSVGQYYLERRFARGSLRTLPPTPWQKIKKNLSLLSSRPAGGTA